Genomic window (Neurospora crassa OR74A linkage group VI, whole genome shotgun sequence):
AAGAGAACTGGGAAGGGGagccttgggcttggggtcACCGGCCTGTTGGTTGAGAAAAGCAACATGTCAGTTGAAATTGATCTATCATCACATGCGAAAGGCATCCAAATCCATGTATGTTCTTTCTTACCTGGCGCTTCAAGGTGCCGACAAGGAGGGGCTCGAGGGCTTCGCGGGCCTCGTCAGAGTGACCGACATCCTCGAAAGCCTCGGTCGAGTCCTGGCCAGCGACGTCAAGAAGaacctcctcaccaccgctGTGTATCACGAAAGAAAGGTAAAAAGGTCAGCACATGTTTCCTCATTCTAGATGCCGAGTCTCCAATGCGGGGAGGCGGAAAGTTGGGGATCGGGGGGCGTGACTGGAACATAGGGGACGTGCTATGAGTGCGACATAGGCACAGAAGACGGGACAAACTTACGGGTGCTCGTCGACGAACTTGGTGATGTCGTACACCTTGTCGTGAATCACGACATAGAGGTCCTTCTTGGTGTTGTGCTCGGCAACATCCTGGTAGGTGAACTCGGCGGACATCTTGACGGTGTTGTGGGATTTCTTTTTGGACAGGTGGTTGATAGCATCAGCACGGTCTCTGATAACCGATTGACAGGCCAGGAGATGACCCAATTCGGGCCATTGCGCGCTTCGTGACTTACCCTGTGAATCGGATGAGTGGGAGGACCGAGATGACGCTGGAAGCAATGATCGTGGAGGAAAGGTTAACGCCGGCGACGAGGTGCAAAGAACAGagaaagggggaagaggaaaaagtCGAGATAAAAAATGGTTTCACGGGGGACTGACTGGATCGACTGGAGGGGACCTGGGGGCATAAGCAGCAAGACCTCCACTGCCCTGGCTCCTGGGTACTGAGACGgagatagaggtagcttgACAAGCCTAAAATCGAAACAACGCAGCCTTCTGAGGTAGCTAGACCGAATCAGAAACAGGCAAAATACGCAGAGGCGTGTGATTGGCGCAAACGGGTGCGCTCAACAAGAAGACTCCGAGTCAAAATTGTGGCCACTGCGTCAACCCCGACCGGGAACATCCCACGGCACCCACGGGTTTGCGACTCGGTTCCATCGCCCTGTTGCGTCGCGAGCACCTCCCACCTTTTTCAGGTTGTTGTTTTTCCAGCTCCCGGAGCACTCATTCATATGTGTGGCAAGTGTGTAGCACTCGAGACACCCGTCCCCTTCTTCGTTATCTAGTGCTGGGTGAGGGGAAATCACCAAGACAAGTTTCCGTTCTTAGAGCAATGTTGCGGGACCCATTCAACCAATTCCCCACAGCTGTAACATCGGGCAGCGATCACGGACACACCCGAACAGCCGCTGACACGGCAAACATGAGTGAGCTGtgctcttccttctttggtTCTTCTGTACTGACTTGAATTTGGTTTGGCCACTGCCAGCAGTGCTCGCCCTCTCTCCTTCGTACTACCTAGGCTTATATTACTCAGGTCCATCCGTCCATACACCCATTACCGCCTAGAGCTTCCACCACCGATATCCTGTCCCAGGCGATAGCTGGCGACCTTGTCCCACTCGATTTTCTGTCTCGTCACCGGCAGCTGTCTTCTCAAGCCCTTGAAAGCGCCCTCGCTGAGGCTTGTGAAGCTCTTGTTCAATTCCTCCTGGTACTTCTTCTCGTTCACCGAGATCTCCTTGGCAATGCCGCTGCCGGTGCCCGACGACACGGTCGCGGTGACTGTCTTGTTAGTCAACAAACGCACGTTTCCGTCCTCATAGTAGTGCACGTCGACCTTGATGGAGCCCTCAATGGAGTTGTTGGATGGGTCGTAGATGTATAGCGAGCGCCAACGTCCGTTCCTGTTACCTCGTGTTAACGCAAAAGGCGGGTAATATGCGACAAGGCGATCGACTCCGTTCTAAAGCGACATACCAGAAGTTGTTCGGGCTGTACTTGTTCG
Coding sequences:
- a CDS encoding microsomal cytochrome b5 produces the protein MSAEFTYQDVAEHNTKKDLYVVIHDKVYDITKFVDEHPGGEEVLLDVAGQDSTEAFEDVGHSDEAREALEPLLVGTLKRQAGDPKPKAPLPSSLAPAAQTGTATGLGIGLYAVLVLGGLAGFAAYQYLQAQQGATAPSA